A single window of Alosa alosa isolate M-15738 ecotype Scorff River chromosome 11, AALO_Geno_1.1, whole genome shotgun sequence DNA harbors:
- the ano5a gene encoding anoctamin-5 isoform X5, producing MEVDKQQQSKDSVFFRDGMRRIDFVLSYVDDKEKDAEKKQERRKVYEANLQEAGLEMETEDKSESEDGKTYFLKIHAPWEVLATYADILKIKVPFKANDIPEHRDVPLSWLCTPFRLPTHVMHPEPDYFTSAFDKSKTDFFLIDDKDTLFPPSTRNRIVYYILSRCAYQNIDCQNNDKKGIKRLLNNGTYSAAYPLHDCRYWTQSRDDNCENERYSLYRYWAQFFRFYKEQPLNRIRKYYGEKISIYFAWLGFYTEMLFYAAVVGGICFVYGATTYDQSTWSKEICSENIGGQIVMCPLCDKKCGYWKLNSTCNSTWQSHLFDNVGTVFFAVFMAIWVTLFLELWKRRQARLEYEWDLVDFEEEQQQLQLRPEYEIKCRKRRLNRVTQEMEWVLDRSPADFLGKLCICWATVVLWIALIIASIIGVIAYRLAVYAAFASVMKDAPTNKIQLVGSIITPQLATSVTASCINFVIIMILNFLYERVAIWITDMEIPKTHLEYENRLTVKMFLFQFVNYYSSCFYVAFFKGKFVGYPGDPAYMFDNKWSGLRNEECDPGGCLIELTTQLVIVMTGKQVWGNIQEALVPWLKNWWVSRSARNHPESLYSRWEQDHDLQHFSQLGLFYEYLEMVIQFGFITLFVASFPLAPLLALLNNILEVRVDAWKLTTQFRRPIASKAHSIGAWQEILHMIAVFSVVTNAFIVAFTSDMIPRLVYLYAYHSGNEPTMQGYIDNSLSIFNISQIPIDNQPEPEENPAWFNSSVITTCRYRDYRYPPGHDKEYAHTMQFWHIIAAKLAFIIIMEHVAFLVKFFVAWMIPDVPSDVTARIRRERYLIQEYLQKYELEKLKVQLSLNGECTCPSESVSVSMRTPVQAQL from the exons ATGGAG gTGGACAAGCAGCAGCAGAGCAAAGACTCTGTGTTCTTCAGAGATGGCATGCGGCGGATCGATTTCGTCCTCTCCTACGTGGACGACAAAGAAAAAGACGCCGAGAAGAAGCAG gagaggagaaaggtgTATGAGGCTAACCTCCAAGAAGCTGGACTTGAAATGGAGACAGAGGACAAAtcg GAATCTGAGGATGGCAAAACGTACTTCCTGAAGATCCACGCGCCCTGGGAGGTGCTGGCCACGTATGCCGACATCCTGAAGATCAAGGTGCCCTTCAAGGCCAACGATATCCCAGAGCACCGCGATGTGCCACTGTCCTGGCTCTGCACGCCGTTCCGGCTGCCCACCCATGTCATGCACCCTGAGCCCGACTACTTTACCTCGGCCTTTGACAAGAGCAAGACCGACTTCTTCCTCATCGACGACAAGGACACATTATTCCCCCCGTCCACACGCAACAGAATC GTTTATTACATCCTCTCCCGCTGCGCTTACCAGAACATTGACTGCCAAAACAACGACAAGAAGGGCATCAAGCGGCTACTCAACAACGGGACCTATTCGGCCGCCTACCCCCTGCATGAT TGCAGGTACTGGACACAGTCTCGAGACGATAACTGTGAGAATGAGAGGTACAGCCTCTACCGATACTGGGCCCAGTTTTTCCGCTTCTACAAAGAGCAGCCACTCAACCGCATCCG CAAATACTATGGTGAGAAGATTAGCATCTACTTTGCCTGGCTGGGCTTCTACACAGAAATGCTGTTCTATGCTGCTGTGGTGGGAGGCATCTGCTTTGTCTACGGGGCCACCACTTACGACCAAAGTACCTGGAG taAAGAGATTTGCAGTGAAAACATAGGTGGGCAGATTGTCATGTGTCCTCTGTGCGATAAGAAGTGTGGGTACTGGAAGCTCAACTCCACGTGCAACTCCACATGG CAATCACACTTGTTTGACAACGTGGGGACAGTGTTCTTCGCGGTATTCATGGCTATATGGG TGACTCTGTTCCTGGAGCTGTGGAAGAGGCGGCAGGCACGTCTGGAGTATGAGTGGGACCTGGTGGACTTtgaggaggagcagcagcagctgcagctcaGGCCCGAGTACGAGATCAAGTGCCGCAAGCGACGCCTCAACCGCGTCACACAG gAGATGGAGTGGGTTCTGGACCGCTCCCCTGCTGATTTTCTTGGCAAGCTGTGCATATGCTGGGCCACAGTGGTGCTGTGG ATAGCGCTAATCATCGCCTCTATCATTGGGGTGATTGCATATCGGCTGGCCGTTTACGCAGCGTTCGCCAGCGTCATGAAAGACGCGCCCACCAACAAGATCCAGCTGGTGGGATCCATTATCACGCCACAGCTGGCCACATCAGTCACGGCCTCCTGCATCAACTTCGTCATTATCATGATCCTCAACTTCCTCTACGAGAGAGTGGCCATCTGGATCACTGatatgg AAATCCCTAAGACCCACCTGGAGTACGAGAACCGGCTGACGGTCAAGATGTTCCTCTTCCAGTTTGTCAACTACTACTCCTCCTGCTTCTATGTAGCCTTTTTCAAGGGCAAGTTTGTCGGTTACCCTGGAGACCCTGCATACATGTTCGACAACAAGTGGAGCGGCCTAAGGAACGAAGAG TGTGACCCTGGCGGCTGTCTGATCGAGCTGACCACCCAGCTAGTGATTGTGATGACAGGCAAGCAGGTGTGGGGGAACATCCAGGAGGCCCTGGTGCC gtggcTAAAGAACTGGTGGGTGAGTCGAAGCGCCCGTAATCACCCTGAGAGTCTGTACAGCCGCTGGGAGCAGGACCACGACCTGCAGCACTTCAGCCAGCTGGGCCTCTTCTATGAATACCTGGAGATGG TGATCCAGTTTGGCTTCATCACTCTCTTCGTGGCCTCCTTCCCGCTGGCTCCACTCCTGGCTCTGCTCAATAACATTCTGGAGGTGCGCGTGGACGCCTGGAAGCTGACCACCCAGTTTCGCCGACCCATCGCCTCCAAGGCCCACAGCATCGGCGCCTGGCAGGAGATCCTCCACATGATCGCCGTCTTCTCCGTCGTCACCAAC gcATTCATCGTGGCGTTCACGTCAGACATGATCCCACGTCTGGTCTACCTGTATGCATATCACTCGGGCAACGAGCCCACCATGCAGGGCTACATTGACAACAGCCTGTCCATCTTCAACATCAGTCAGATCCCCATAGACAACCAACCAGAGCCTGAGGAGAACCCTGCCTGGTTCAACAGCTCCGTCATCACTACCTGCAG GTACCGCGACTACCGCTACCCCCCTGGACATGACAAGGAATACGCACACACCATGCAGTTCTGGCACATCATCGCCGCCAAGTTAGCATTTATCATCATCATGGag